GATTTAATTCCATTTTTTCCCAATAATATTTGTTTATGGTGTAATAAAAAAATTGAAGGTAAAAATATGTGCTCGGCATGTCAGAATTCATCACAGTTGCTTTCTATTACTGCAGTTACTTCATATCAGAATCCCCTGTTTCAAGATATATTGCATAATTTGAAATATAATTTTGCCACAAGTACCATCAATGCATTTGAACTTTTATTAATCAAGTATTTCAAACAAAATAAAACTAATCTCATTAATAATAATTCCATAATTGTTCCGATCCCCCTGCATAAAAAACGTCTCGCGGAGAGAGGGTTTAATCAGTCGGAGCTGATTGGGATACAAATCGCAAAAATCATGAATGTCGAAATCAACACAAAGATTCTTCAAAGAACAAAAAATACCAGATCACAAATGACACTCAATAAAGAGGACCGACTGAAAAACATGAAAAACTCATTTACTTGTCCGGATTCGAGGCAAGTGATAGGAAAAAATATTCTGCTCGTTGATGATGTTCTAACAACCGGGGCAACTCTAAATGAGGCAGCGTTGGCGCTTAAAGCAGCTGGTTCCAGTTCAGTTAGAGCAATTGTCCTGGCCAAAGGAGGTGAAATAGTAAATTTACC
This sequence is a window from Patescibacteria group bacterium. Protein-coding genes within it:
- a CDS encoding phosphoribosyltransferase family protein, with translation MNYYKNLLQSIIELIFPANCFGCGIEGVWLCEKCADLIPFFPNNICLWCNKKIEGKNMCSACQNSSQLLSITAVTSYQNPLFQDILHNLKYNFATSTINAFELLLIKYFKQNKTNLINNNSIIVPIPLHKKRLAERGFNQSELIGIQIAKIMNVEINTKILQRTKNTRSQMTLNKEDRLKNMKNSFTCPDSRQVIGKNILLVDDVLTTGATLNEAALALKAAGSSSVRAIVLAKGGEIVNLPRS